In one Nicotiana sylvestris chromosome 8, ASM39365v2, whole genome shotgun sequence genomic region, the following are encoded:
- the LOC104216101 gene encoding plasma membrane-associated cation-binding protein 1-like codes for MGYWQAKVVPKFKQIFDKNGPKKAAAAEACKTFDEAKEQYSKEFEEKKTELQPKVVEIYEAAAVEIKTLVKGPKVSGLKKHSTQVQKFLDELVKIEFPGSKAVSEASSNFGPSYVSGPVLFVFEKVSTFIVTEDKKEEEAAASEAEATTAAPVEVKEKEIVVEAEAKKEEEPAPAPAATPAAEVAPAEVAPAADVAPAKVEEAPAAVAAPEPPKA; via the exons ATGGGTTATTGGCAAGCCAAGGTTGTTCCAAAATTCAAGCAGATCTTTGACAAAAATGGACCAAAGAAGGCTGCTGCTGCTGAGGCATGCAAGACCTTTGACGAGGCTAAG GAGCAATACAGCAAAGAGTTCGAAGAGAAGAAGACTGAGCTCCAAcctaaagttgttgaaatttatGAAGCTGCTGCAGTGGAGATCAAG actttggTGAAGGGACCAAAGGTTTCAGGATTGAAGAAACACTCAACTCAAGTCCAGAAATTCCTTGATGAGCTTGTCAAGATTG AATTTCCGGGATCAAAAGCAGTAAGTGAAGCAAGTTCAAACTTTGGGCCTTCCTATGTATCTGGTCCAGTTCTTTTTGTGTTCGAGAAAGTTTCCACTTTCATCGTCACAGAagacaagaaagaagaagaagccgCCGCCTCTGAAGCAGAGGCAACAACAGCTGCTCCTGTTGAGGTGAAGGAGAAAGAGATAGTTGTTGAAGCAGAAGCAAAGAAAGAGGAAGAACCAGCACCAGCACCTGCGGCGACACCTGCAGCTGAGGTGGCACCTGCTGAGGTAGCACCTGCAGCTGACGTGGCACCTGCCAAGGTGGAAGAAGCACCTGCAGCAGTAGCAGCACCGGAACCACCAAAAGCTTGA
- the LOC138874776 gene encoding uncharacterized protein: MKTNAVDEVLKDPSSYQRLVSFLRLCVIVFYKLYFSSSFNGDRRYWCYSNTGAEDIIADASPVADPSRVVEMVIDQQHPLFLQPSNTPSSPLISIKLTGHENYAMWRSSMCISLLGKSKLAFVDGRYIKHKFSPALHDLWEKCNAIVLSWIMNFISNEELSGMVYATSVQKVWDDLRESFNKGISSVSIYFAKLKNFGKSLMHLCLALDVVVRNRRDMQNILVIAGEESRRSVANFAQTSIANEGIAMFSGKGNTQGTSNYKPKRNNLFCDYCKYKGHTRDTCYKLHGYPAEFKQKRKDGPNNATQYTCPLTNSSPSSGNFEVAANLAGLQQSNLDSTSQGGQGVIAGVSQFTVDQYNQILHLLGKSNITSSSQSDPPSSVMSVGMTPSFVDTEAEVRWIVDTGASNRMVKSLKILEEPRSTDETSIGKDLFNGRVGGGKEDEGLYIYISGNKDQTNGGGNNNSDSERSFVNTIKDDSSSVSLWGPYRVPTHDGKKYFLTLVDDHSKFTWVFLLPSKAEVIVAIRQFFTMIKNVYSCTVKFLRTDNGCEFFNSQMIELLQSLGIVHQSSYVYTPQQNGGRTPFELLIGHQPSLDYIIVFGCLGYVTDVKKRDKFSLRASPSVFLGYSMTQKGYRMYNIHIKEFLVSRDVMFKENISPFQHSALLLSLFPTIDIPQVLLPNDVSISSSSPSSVSSSPPTHSSLPYPISTSPAKHSLEQPTQVPVEPEPVSPINFTLDQPNPQSSTSNDQLIGVSHPRRSGRTSKPPIWLKDYVTLSQGKANCSYPLSACVSYENISDSYAKAISSYSAVVEPQSYTEAVKHPKWIEAMKAEISALEENHIWSVVELPTGKVPIGCKWVFKVKYTSSGEVERYKARLVAKGYSQKEGLDYTESFSPIAMVTVRSVIAVAAAKQWPIFQMDVHNAFLLELLEEVYMDVPQGFASHGGSHKVCKLHRSLYGLKQAPRQWTRKLTDALV; the protein is encoded by the exons GTATCATTTCTTCGTCTCTGTGTAATTGTTTTCTATAAACTCTATTTCTCTTCATCCTTCAATGGCGATCGGAGGTATTGGTGCTACTCAAACACAGGAGCTGAAGACATTATTGCTGATGCAAGTCCAGTGGCAGATCCAAGTCGTGTGGTTGAAATGGTGATCGATCAACAACATCCTTTATTTCTTCAGCCTTCTAATACTCCAAGTAGTCCTCTCATCTCAATCAAACTAACTGGACATGAGAATTATGCTATGTGGAGAAGCTCTATGTGTATCAGTCTCTTAGGCAAGAGTAAATTAGCTTTTGTTGATGGTAGATACATCAAGCACAAATTTTCTCCTGCTTTACATGATTTGTGGGAGAAATGTAATGCTATAGTTTTGTCATGGATCATGAACTTTATTAGTAATGAAGAATTAAGTGGCATGGTGTATGCAACTAGTGTACAGAAAGTGTGGGATGATCTTAGAGAGAGCTTTAACAAG GGCATCTCCTCTGTATCAATATACTTTGCTAAGCTAAAGAACTTTGGGAAGAGTTTGATGCATTTATGTCTTGCCCTGGATGTGGTTGTGAGGAATCGAAGAGATATGCAGAACATTTTGGTAATCGCAG GAGAAGAAAGTAGAAGATCTGTGGCTAATTTTGCTCAAACCTCTATAGCAAATGAAGGAATAGCTATGTTTAGTGGAAAAGGAAACACTCAAGGTACAAGTAACTACAAGCCTAAAAGGAACAATTTATTTTGTGACTACTGTAAATATAAAGGGCACACAAGGGACACTTGCTACAAGCTTCATGGCTATCCTGCAGAATTCAAGCAAAAAAGAAAGGATGGACCTAATAATGCTACTCAATACACATGCCCTCTAACTAATAGTAGCCCCAGCAGTGGAAACTTTGAGGTTGCAGCTAACCTTGCAGGACTCCAGCAGAGTAATCTTGATTCAACTAGTCAGGGAGGTCAAGGAGTGATTGCAGGAGTGTCTCAATTCACAGTTGATCAGTACAATCAGATTTTGCATCTCTTGGGCAAATCCAACATCACATCTTCAAGTCAAAGTGATCCACCAAGTAGTGTTATGTCAGTAGGTATGACTCCATCTTTTGTAGATACTGAGGCTGAGGTTAGGTGGATAGTTGATACAGGTGCCTCCAATCGCATGGTAAAAAGTCTCAAAATCTTAGAGGAACCTAGAAGTACTGATGAAACTAGTATTGGAAAG GACCTCTTCAATGGAAGAGTGGGGGGTGGTAAAGAAGATGAAGGCCTTTACATTTACATCTCAGGTAACAAGGATCAAACAAATGGAGGAGGAAATAACAACTCAGACTCTGAAAGATCTTTTGTAAATACAATAAAGGATGATAGTTCAAGTGTATCTCTGTG GGGGCCCTATAGGGTACCTACTCATGATGGGAAGAAATATTTTCTCACACTAGTAGATGATCATTCCAAGTTTACTTGGGTTTTCTTGTTGCCTTCTAAAGCTGAAGTAATTGTTGCCATCAGACAGTTTTTCACTATGATCAAGAATGTTTACTCATGTACTGTAAAATTCTTAAGAACAGATAATGGGTGTGAGTTCTTTAACTCTCAAATGATAGAATTGCTGCAGTCTTTAGGGATTGTTCATCAGAGTTCCTATGTCTATACTCcacagcaaaatgga GGTAGAACTCCATTTGAACTACTGATTGGTCATCAACCTTCTTTAGATTATATAATAGTTTTTGGTTGTCTAGGTTATGTTACTGATGTCAAAAAAAGAGACAAGTTCTCACTTAGAGCCTCACCATCAGTCTTTCTTGGATATTCTATGACTCAAAAGGGATATAGAATGTACAACATTCATATCAAGGAGTTCTTAGTCAGTAGAGATGTTATGTTCAAAGAAAACATTTCCCCCTTCCAACATTCAGCTCTTCTACTCTCCTTGTTTCCTACCATTGACATTCCTCAAGTCTTATTGCCTAATGATGTCTCTATATCCTCCTCTTCACCATCTTCAGTCTCTTCTTCTCCTCCTACACATTCTTCTTTACCCTATCCTATTTCTACTTCACCTGCTAAACATAGCTTAGAACAGCCAACACAAGTAcctgttgaacctgaaccggtatCACCAATTAATTTCACTCTTGACCAGCCTAATCCTCAGTCTTCCACCTCAAATGATCAGCTGATAGGAGTCTCACATCCTAGAAGATCTGGGAGAACCAGTAAACCTCCTATCTGGCTAAAAGATTATGTTACTCTCTCTCAAGGCAAAGCCAATTGCTCTTATCCCCTATCAGCATGTGTCAGTTATGAGAATATCTCTGACTCTTATGCCAAAGCCATATCCTCCTACTCTGCAGTTGTAGAACCACAGTCATATACTGAAGCTGTCAAGCATCCTAAATGGATTGAGGCTATGAAAGCTGAAATCTCAGCCTTAGAAGAAAACCACATATGGTCTGTAGTAGAGTTACCTACTGGGAAGGTTCCTATTGGCTGTAAATGGGTGTTCAAAGTGAAGTATACATCATCAGGTGAAGTTGAGAGATACAAAGCCAGGCTGGTAGCTAAAGGTTACAGTCAAAAGGAAGGGCTTGACTACACTGAAAGTTTCTCTCCTATAGCAATGGTGACTGTAAGATCAGTCATTGCAGTTGCTGCAGCCAAACAGTGGCCTATTTTCCAAATGGATGTTCACAATGCTTTTTTGCTTGAACTCCTAGAAGAGGTTTACATGGATGTGCCACAAGGGTTTGCAAGCCATGGAGGGTCTCACAAGGTTTGCAAACTTCATAGATCTCTGTATGGTCTGAAACAAGCACCCAGGCAGTGGACCAGGAAGCTGACTGATGCCTTAGTATAG